The genomic segment GGGTGTAATATGTACCTGGGTCCTTGGGGTGTAACATGTACCTGGATCCTTGGGGTGTAACATGTACCTGGATCCTTGGGGTGTAACATGTACCTGGTTTCTTGGGGTGTGGTATGTACCTGGATCCTTGGGGTGTAACATGTACCTGGATCCTTGGGGTGTGGTATGTACCTGGATCCTTGGGGTGTAACATGTACCTGGATCCTTGGGGTGTGATATGTACCTGGATCCTTGGGGTGTAATATGTTCCTGGATCCTTGGGGTGTAATATGTACCTGGGTCCTTGGGGTGTAACATGTACCTGGGTCCTTGGGGTGTAACATGTACCTGGATCCTTGGGGTGTAACATGTACCTGGATCCTTGGGGTGTGGTATGTACCTGGATCCTTGGGGTGTAACATGTACCTGGATCCTTGGGGTGTAATATGTACCTGGATCCTTGGGGTGTGGTATGTACCTGGATCCTTGGGGTGTAACATGTACCTGGATCCTTGGGGTGTGGTATGTACCTGGATCCTTGGGGTGTAATATGTTCCTGGATCCTTGGGGTGTAATATGTACCTGGGTCCTTGGGGTGTAACATGTACCTGGATCCTTGGGGTGTAACATGTACCTGGATCCTTGGGGTGTAACATGTACCTGGTTTCTTGGGGTGTGGTATGTACCTGGATCCTTGGGGTGTAACATGTACCTGGATCCTTGGGGTGTGGTATGTACCTGGATCCTTGGGGTGTAACATGTACCTGGATCCTTGGGGTGTGGTATGTACCTGGATCCTTGGGGTGTAATATGTTCCTGGATCCTTGGGGTGTAATATGTACCTGGGTCCTTGGGGTGTAACATGTACCTGGATCCTTGGGGTGTAACATGTACCTGGATCCTTGGGGTGTAATATGTACCTGTTCATTAGTAGTTCTCCCCATGCTCACAAGGCCAATATGGAAAACAGACAGCCCAAAAACAGGGACAGACGTGAGTGCACATACACACATAACAATAATACTGAGCATCTAGTTAAGGTCTTTAAATGTACCAATCAACAAGACTACCTATCAATTGCTGATATTTTTGGTCAGCCAAAACAAACTTCATCAAGCTCATAATGACTATTTTGACATTTAACGAAGTATAAGGCAATAAAACTCATGTACTCATTAGTTACAGCCCACAACAATTATCAATAAAGCTTGTGCATACTAACTGGATAATAACAAATGTGTGCATGATAACAAGTATTGAAATGATAGGGATCCAATCCTGCCAATTTACTTGCATTTCTCTCTACAGAGGGGGGGGTATACATGGCATTTTTTGATCAGTGGCGCCGTAATGGCTGCCACCATTTTGTAATGTCTGTTAATACCTTGTCCATATACAGTCATAGCCGACATATATCCGAGATAATGTGGTTGTCAAACTTCAACTAGACACCCTGGCTTCTAGCCCTGTACAGTTTATACCAATTTGTTAGCTGCTGGAGATCGGGAGAACGTCAATTCGTCCCACCTACTGGAATTCAAGGCGGCCATGTTGGAAATGACACCGGACCAACTTCCTCACAAGTTTCAGCATGGCTTCAACATAGTTCCTCCAGCTTAAGATCCATCGGGAAACGCCAGCCTAAACAACGGATACCTGAAGAGCTGTTCAAGGAACTAGGAGACTTAGGGATACGGAGAAAGTTTAGATCAAAGCGAAGTGGCAAACGACAAAACTGCATGAGCCATATTGGTAACCCTGTGTTGGAAACAACAAACTCGTCAAACTCCACACCTGCAACCTCACCAAGGTGCTCTGCCCCAGATTTGCATAATATTCCTACTGTAATTTCCTATCGCGAGCCACAAGAGGCTGGCGAAAGTGGATGCGGCCCCTGCTTTGTTCGCGGAGCTAAACAGCAATAACATtgacatttgttttgtttcggAATCGTGGCTCAACAAGAAAATTTTGTCTCACATGATTTGCCCTGATGGCTACGTGATGGTCAGGAAAGATCGACCTGGGATGCGGATGGGAGGAGGAGTTGCTATTATATGTAGAAATAACTGGAAGATTGAAGTGATCAAGGTCACGGATGATTTTGAGTCCATTTGGTGTAAAATAACAACCCCAAATTCAGTATATTATGTGGCCAGTGTGTACCATCCTCCTGATCCTATCTATGAGCCTAAGGACTTACTGGACTTTCTATCTGACACCTGTGATGAAGTCCTGCTTGCTGATCCAGATGCTAAGATAGCCATCGCAGGAGATATCAACCAGCTGGATATAAAGAATCTGATGCAGCAGTATGGGCTACATCAAAAGGTACCGACCAGAGGGGATATATTACTCGTTGTCTTTCTGACTAATCATCCACTTCTCTGGAAGTCTGGTAGAGTACACAAAGGCCTGGTGAGATCGGACCACTTAGTTGTCACCGTTCCACCCACAATCCCCACCAAACCTCAGCGTAGATATGTTACTTTCCGTGATACTAGAAACCATCGAAAACTAGCTCTAGAAGCTAGACTAAATTTTTTCGACTGGAGACCTATTAACAATCTTGCTAACCTAGAGGAGAGTGTGGAGCTGCTAAATGCGAGCCTGTGGTCGATGTTCAATGAATTTTTTCCGCTCATTACGGTCAAAGTCTCATCCAGAGACCCACCTTACATGTCCCCCCTGGTTAAGCATCTTTGTAACATCAGGAACAGAATCGCGCATTAAGGAACCCGTGCTGAGATCCTGAGGCGCCAAGAGTGTATCAACATTCTCATTTGGAGAAATCAGGTGGAAGCTGTTCAAAAGGAACACAAATGTGGGTCGAAAGAATGGTGGGAGACAGCCAATAGAATAACTGGCCGGAAGATGCAGGGAACGCCCATCAGCTTGGTGATTCCACCCGACATAATCAACTCACATTTTCAAGGCACCAATACTGATAAGGCATATGTTGTCCCCGTGCGCCGGGATACCGGAAGGCACCCGAATCCCAACAGTGAGTGAGAGCGATGTAAtgagtttttttatcacatAGAAACGAACTGCCTCAGGGCCTGATCAATTTCCGTACTAGCTCTGGCGCGACTTTTCTCACCATCTTGCACCTTTTGTCACAAATGTCTTCAACTGTTCACTCAAACATCAAACTGTCCCAATGGCTTGGAAGTTAGCGAACATCTCGCCCATCCCTAAGGAATCTCCTCTGACAGAGTGTAGTCAACTCAGACCAATCTTACTGACTAATATCATCATGAGGATTTTCGAGCGTATTGTCTGCAGAAACGAACTCTGTTCCACTCTTAAGTCGGAAATTGGCCCTGACCAATTTGCCTACAAGAAAGGCCATAAAACACGACAATGGCCCTGATATAATGCCAACACTTTTGGCTCAAGCAGTTAGACAATGATGCAGATTTTGTTAGAGCCTTGTCATTTGATTTCAGCAAGGCCTTCGACACTGTCCCTCACCATATTCTCTGTAATAAGCTGGCAAAATACGACATCAACCCTTACATCGAGAACTGGATAACGAGTATCCTGTGCGATTGCCAGCAGCGAGTTGTGGTTGATGGGATGGCCACCAGTTTCCTTGGAATCAGCAGAGGAGTCCCCCAAGGGTTGGTGCTAGGACCGTTGCTATTCTCTATCATGGTAAATGACATTCAGCCCGCTAGCGCCAACTCCCTATTGATCAAATATGCGGATGACATCACAATAAGTATGCCTGTGATATCTGGCTCAGACACGATTGATTCCTCGCTGTAGGAAGTTACCAACGTCAAGCGCTGGGCGGTGGAGAACCGAATGGAGTTGAACATGAAAAAGACTTTCGAGATGGTAGTAAAAGGTAAAACTAGGAAGCCTATTCCAGAGTCCATTGAGGGTATCGTTAGAAAGAATGAACTGAAACTGTTAGGGATCACAATCCATGAGGATCCATGTAACTGGGACAATCAATTTGAAAACATGTTATCGAAAGCTAGTTCCCGATTGTATATTCTTAGGGTCTGTAAGTACTATCGATACTCATCACATTACCTCACGGTGCTTTTTAATAGTCTTATAATGTCACTTTTTACCTATGCAATGGAGGTCTgggcctctgcccaccatacTAAGTATCTCTCACGTATAGATAAGTTTTGCAAAAGAGCTTTTCGTTATGGTTACACTAGTGAGTACTTTTCCATTGCTGATCTCATCTCTGAGAGAGACAGAAGTCTCTGGGTCAAGAGTGCTGGGAACAGCAACCACCCACTCCACGATTTATTGCCCCCTCAAAGGAATAGGTGTCTGAGAGCTAAAGGCCATAACTACATTCTGCCATGTGTACATACTGAGCGCTTTAAGCATTGTTTTATAAACAGATGCCTTTTCAATTTTGTAAAGACCTAATCCGGTACATAGATTTCTAATGTAGTATACAGTAATGTTTATGAACTTACAAATAatagttttagtattttttcaCTAGAATTGTAAAGTAACACGTTTGCCTGTAACTATTGTTTTAATAAAGattctatctatctatctatccacccatccatccatccatccatccatccaccaaccaacccacccacccacccacccacccacccacccacccacccacccacccatccatccatccacccacccatccatccatccatccatccacccaccaacccacccacccatccatccatccatccatccacccacccatccatccatccatccatccatccatccatccatccatccatccatccatccatccatccacccacccacccatccatccatccatccatccacccaCCCACACACCCAcacatccatccatccacccaccaacccacccacccacccaccccccacccacccacccacccacccatccatccatccatccatccatccatccatccatccatccatccatccatccatccatccatccatccatccatccatccatccatccatctatctatctatctaacATTTGAGATTGTCAAATTTATAAAATCTACTGTATCTATTGTAATTTATAAAATCTACTGTATATGGTCCACAACAATTTCAATCAAAGAATGAGACAAACATATGTAGAacattatttcaaataattttttttttacaaaggaTACGATATAATAACTTCTGGAGACCCCATATTTCCTTTATTATCCAAGACATGAACTAGTGCTAAGGCAAACACTGAGACGATGTCAACAGAGAGTGACGACACAAATAAAAAGAAGTAACGATAATTCCTCCGTCCTATGCAATTATCCACCCAAGGACAGTGGTGATCAAACATCTGAGAAAAGAAacatgtaattttttttttgtatttccaaATTCAATTGATATAAGAACAGCTTTACCAAATCAGTAATAAACCTACCTCTATACAGTTATTGCATATGCTACAGTGTGAGCAGCGGGGAGGGCGGTAGAACTTGCACGTGTCACACCATTTCATGCGCACCGTGATCCCATTAATATCTACATTTTTGTAAAGTGGAACTTTAAAGTCGTCTTGTTCTGGTGTGTATGGAACTGAAATTGAAGCCAAAGTGTCATAGAAGCAAACTGCGCTACATATACCTATGCTATAAAAAGGGCTACATCTGTCTAGCACAcatttttgattggtcaagcaGCTGTATGACATCATCAACCTGAACTAGCTTTTAACTTGGGTCCCATAAttgaaaaagcaaaacatgacaaaaacacaaaaactgTTAGAAATGAAAATACCCAAGTACCTTCAATGCTGCTAGacaaagcataaaataataGAAGGCAGGTCTGATAGTATAAACAAGCACAAGTTTGGCACAAGGTAAAGTTtttatgtcattttttttttcaactgtgaataaaaaataacaaaggtgtggctgacaagggtaCTTGAGGTTTTCGAATTGAGACAACATAAACAAATATTATTGTACTAGTACTTAAAATTTAGATTAATAGCTTAGGTGAAGTATTTGGTAATTCAGCAAAGTGCTAATGAGCCTTGGGATGAGTGCCATTCAAGTAAAGCTGTTGGCGAAATGATCAAGTCGCTTAGTTAGGTGAATAACACTAGACAGCTGGCTGACATAGTTTAGCCAAATCAAATGCAACAGGGTTTGCCTAAATTCTACACTTTGCATTAGAATATGTGTTAGTATTCGAGTATGTAGTAGGTACACACAATAAAGAATATGAGGatttaattaatttatggAATCAAATGTGCTGTTtaggaaatagaaaaaaacaaatagagCAAAAATTCATATGTGCACTGCTTGTATTCACCAAAAACACTTATAAACAAATCCAAATCAATCAACAAATAATCTCTGTTGGACTTGGCGGAAGTATGTAATTGGACTAaactaaaatattttcaaatatgaTGTTTTTATTTGAGTTTTTAATGTTCTCGAAAAACCTTCAAGTGCAAGTATGTCTTCTTGGAATGATATTTTTATGACATCCAAAAATTATCATTGGATAGATCTAAGTATTGTTTAAGTGATACTCGATACAAGCCAAACAGCTTCATTTGGCTAAATCCACCTAAGCATAACCGCATATTATTATACAACATAATTTTTTGTCCAGTTTTTTCTCTCCAATCCAGTGTTCAAATTTAACATGGCTTCCCAAGGCTGTTAAGATATTTATATCGCAAACAATATAAGAGCATTCCCAAGAGAGCTACAtctattttaaatatcaatcGAAATATTTTTGCCGCGAATTTTTTTCGATTGTTATCAATAGTCAAGAACACGAACTATGAACTGTCAAACTTGAAATATCGGATCAAACACTTTGATTGCTTAAAGGCAGAGCAATAACACCAACTAAGGACGGACACGGGAAACATCTAGTATTTTTCTTCCTTGTTTTGAAGCTACGCTCGCTAAGCTGGGTTGAGGACCGGATGAGAAGTAATGGCTTCTTTTCGCCCAAATAGCAAAATCATCCCCACTTACCTCTAGGAACTATTCCAGGGTCTCTGAACGTAGCATGGGCGAAATTTGCTAGCACGAAGAATGTGAGGAGCCCCTCGTAAACAGGTATAAGTATGGAGTATTGGCGAGTGAGATAAGGACATCTGTGGAGAGAAAACTCCTGACATCAGTGTTGCTTTGCTTTCGGCGTGAGCACGATTTCACAAGGACAGAGCGCAAGCAAATTCACATCAAAACTCTCCCAACTTacacaaatataaaaaataacgtGCTGGTGCCCAATAAAAGGACAGTAGCACAGATTATTGGTATTTGCTTAGAAGTTAGTCCGCGACTAGAGTCGGAACAAGGCATGATTTCAGGCTCTCGGCCTTTTTCCTTGAGAGCTTTGGGAAAATATTAGACcaatgcgcatgcgcagtcaaGGCGTCAGCGGTTTCTCGcaacaaaacaacatggcGGATGTTGTGATGCTTAAAGTTTGTTGGAGCGCCTCCCTTGTATGAGATAGTAGTGATGGCAAGGCGATCCCTTTCTTTTCTCCGTGTTCGGTTGTTTACTTATTATCtttaaagtttctttttcAAATGGCTATAGTGCGGGATCGTAATATTTTGCAATCTGATGTGTTGAAGAGATTTCTCTGATAGAACCGAAGCTTACTTAATCAATTAAATAAGTTAAGTATTACTAACATCGCTTGTAGTGAGATCTTCTTTAGGATAGAAAGAATTATGGCAGACGAGGAGGAAGAACTGCTGAAATTTAGATTGGAATgggaaaaagaaattaaacaaCAAGATGACGTGAAGAACAAACTGCGAAAGAAATCATGCGATGTGAAGAGTGAGGGAGATTTGAAAAAGGATTTACTTGAAGGGATATTCCAACGTCAAGAGTCAAAAAGGCCTCAAGAACTCATTATAAATGGTGGCGAGGGAAAATCTGAAATCAACAAAGGATCAACTGCAAATGAAGAGATAATACGAAACAAGAAGAGCGAGATTATCCTTTTGAGCCTACCAAACCCTGAAGGTAGTACTGGGGAGAATGAAAAATGCACCAAGAAGCAGAAAGTATCTAAATTAGATCTCGAGGAAAGTCATAGATCTGGAACACCGTTACTGGAACAACTGATATTTGATATAGATGAGGTTACTGCAATCCCATTCTTTGATTTACAGCTTCCCAGGGAAGTGGGCATGAAGATATTGGGCCACTTATCTATGTGGGATTTGTGTCAATGTGCTATTGTATCTAAATCCTGGAAAAGTTTAGCTGAAGACGAATTACTGTGGTTTAAGATAGGGGTTGATAAAGGATTTATGTCAAAGTGTCAACTGGTTGTAGAAGGGTCCAACTGGAAGAGACATGTTAGAGACTCCATCATGCAGAACAGACGGCAGCAGCAGAGATGGAGGGAAAGGGTCTGTAGGATCACACCTATGGACTATGAACGAGGTAAAGCTATAAAGTAAGACTATTATTAAGCACTTTACAGCCTACTTTTGTGATGAACCAGCTTCAACATTTTAGGCATAACTAGGCAGGTTTTTAAACAATCGAAAGAAGCTGAGTTTCCCCAAATTAGGTTTTAAGTAGTCATCAATGTAAGAATTAGGCAAAGTCCCATTCTCCCTGCGGTAGAAAGCTTTCCCCACATAGGAAACTTTTTGTACTAAACACACTGATGTAGGCAATATCAAGATTTTGAGGAAATTACATGAAACATATATTCCCTAATATATCTTATTGGAGATTTTCTGTTGTGAACCAATCAAAAGAAGAAAGAACAATAGTCTTTGCTTGACATAATTTTCACATGGTTTCCCACATTAGATTTGTCTAATAAGCCATATTACACATACTCTGATAAATCCTAAAACTCAAATATTCTAAAACATTAGGTAGCATTTAGCTTTAAGTGTGCCTTATCAAATTTCAAATTTCGTATAATAACAAAGGCATTCTTGATATATAAGTGTGGATATGTCGTTAGGTTGCCTAGttttaaaacaaagcattacTTAAAGACAACTTGGGCTTATCGTAAAGACATGAATATCTATctataagaaaatgataaCTGCATTTCAACCAATCATTACCTTCCATTTGAGCCCTAAATCTCATAGTCGTTAACTGTCAAGAGGTGAGGGCATTGGACAATAGGGAATTGGTAGGGAATGTAGTAAGTAATTAGTGATTAGTATTCCCTTAAGTTGTGTCTTACCTTTGATTTTGTTCCAGGaggatttcaataaaaaacaagtTGCAACTTAGGGAATACTAATCACTTAGAAAATGGCTTACTAAATAATAACTACAAACCCCCCTTAAATGTCCCTGTTATTAAAAATCCTCCACTTCTCCACATTCTAGAGAAAGTCAATATTgtcatttgttatttttagttttttggTGTTCTATTTGTCCCTTTTCCTCTAGGTGGAAGTCTTAGTGCTGTGGGGATGTCTAACAGTTTAGTTTGTGCTGGGTATTCTACTGGGACAGTTTTGCTTTGGGACTTTGAGGGGCATGATGGACCATCATATAAGCTAATGGATCCTTTAATTGATGGCCAGGAGAGGCCCTGTGTGACAGCTACTTGTATAAGTAATGGGCTCTGTGCAGCTGGCTTTGAGAATGGTTAGTAAATAAGTATGATTTTTCAAGTTATAGTCACAGGCTGCCACCAATTTTCACATGCTTATGTACAGATtgtatgtttattttatt from the Nematostella vectensis chromosome 4, jaNemVect1.1, whole genome shotgun sequence genome contains:
- the LOC5511318 gene encoding palmitoyltransferase ZDHHC8 isoform X2 yields the protein MPCSDSSRGLTSKQIPIICATVLLLGTSTLFFIFVCPYLTRQYSILIPVYEGLLTFFVLANFAHATFRDPGIVPRVPYTPEQDDFKVPLYKNVDINGITVRMKWCDTCKFYRPPRCSHCSICNNCIEMFDHHCPWVDNCIGRRNYRYFFLFVSSLSVDIVSVFALALVHVLDNKGNMGSPEVIISIIVMCVCALTSVPVFGLSVFHIGLVSMGRTTNEQVTGKFRSGHNPFDLGCRSNCNAVLCTGQYPRYLGFKEKLKNQQQKKHSTTKHKKAQSKSDDTELSEIRVQVPNNVHQDRRDTRTQRPDSFVTAINSTPQSLSNSYVRSTNGRAANRVEVTV